The following proteins are encoded in a genomic region of Selenomonadales bacterium 4137-cl:
- a CDS encoding ABC transporter permease, with translation MVVLSRSKIFVPKAAIPPHLYALCSVVAFALLLLVWSALTYGAFVPPLFLPTPDAIVTSAVTLFAEFDLLSDVLASVMRVSAGFLLAAVIGVPLGVLMGSLKTFEAFFEPLLGFIRYMPASAFIPLFILWLGIGESEKIAVIFFGTFFQLTLMVMDVTKNVSIDLINTAYTLGVSQRGVFRRVILPASLPGIVDTLRITFGWAWTYLVVAEIVAASSGLGYMIMQSQRFLKTSNIIVGIVVIGIIGIIIDVLFKWLYGRLFPWLGKGGAA, from the coding sequence GTGGTAGTTTTGTCCAGGAGTAAAATCTTCGTTCCGAAAGCCGCTATCCCGCCCCACCTGTACGCGTTGTGCAGCGTGGTGGCGTTCGCCCTGCTGCTGCTGGTGTGGTCGGCGCTGACGTACGGCGCCTTCGTGCCGCCGCTCTTCCTGCCGACGCCGGACGCGATCGTGACGAGCGCGGTGACGCTGTTCGCCGAGTTCGATCTGCTGAGCGACGTGCTGGCGAGCGTGATGCGCGTGTCGGCCGGGTTTCTGCTGGCGGCGGTCATCGGCGTGCCCCTGGGGGTGCTGATGGGCAGCCTGAAGACGTTCGAGGCCTTTTTCGAGCCGCTGCTGGGCTTTATCCGCTATATGCCGGCGTCGGCGTTCATCCCGCTGTTCATCCTCTGGCTGGGGATCGGCGAGAGCGAGAAGATCGCGGTGATCTTTTTCGGCACTTTCTTTCAGTTGACACTGATGGTGATGGACGTGACCAAGAACGTGTCCATCGACCTTATCAATACGGCGTACACGCTGGGCGTGTCCCAGCGCGGCGTCTTCCGGCGCGTCATTCTGCCGGCCAGCCTGCCGGGGATCGTGGATACGCTCAGAATAACCTTCGGCTGGGCCTGGACTTATCTGGTGGTGGCCGAGATCGTCGCCGCGAGCTCGGGGCTGGGGTACATGATCATGCAGTCGCAGCGTTTTCTGAAGACGTCGAACATCATCGTCGGCATCGTGGTGATCGGCATCATCGGCATCATCATTGACGTGCTGTTCAAGTGGCTGTATGGCCGCCTCTTCCCGTGGCTGGGCAAAGGGGGTGCCGCGTAG
- a CDS encoding ABC transporter ATP-binding protein, with translation MSAKLLVENVSKVFGGPDRRVTALENTDFSVAESEFITILGPSGCGKSTILKIIAGLEETSSGRVELDGREIHGPGKDRGMVFQSYTLFPWLTVAENIEFGLDVAGRPKEERRDIAAHYIAKIGLKGFEKAYPAQLSGGMKQRVAIARALANDPQVLLMDEPFGALDAQTRAVMQELLLSVWEESHKTILFVTHDVDEAVFMGDTVYVMTARPGRIKARIAVPLPRPRSYDIKVSDVFLGIKKEILGLIREESWKAANSLELMGGGRDEEV, from the coding sequence GTGAGCGCCAAACTGCTGGTTGAGAATGTTTCGAAGGTTTTCGGCGGCCCGGACCGCCGGGTCACGGCGCTGGAGAACACCGATTTCAGCGTGGCCGAGAGCGAGTTCATAACTATCCTCGGGCCGTCGGGCTGCGGCAAGTCGACCATTCTGAAGATCATCGCCGGCCTGGAGGAGACTTCGAGCGGCCGGGTGGAACTCGACGGCCGGGAGATTCACGGGCCGGGCAAGGACCGCGGCATGGTTTTCCAGAGTTATACGCTGTTCCCGTGGCTGACGGTGGCGGAGAATATCGAGTTCGGCCTCGACGTGGCCGGACGCCCGAAGGAAGAGCGCCGGGACATCGCCGCCCATTATATCGCCAAGATCGGTCTGAAGGGGTTTGAGAAGGCTTATCCCGCCCAGCTTTCCGGGGGGATGAAGCAGCGGGTGGCGATCGCCCGCGCGCTGGCCAACGACCCGCAGGTGCTGCTGATGGATGAGCCGTTCGGGGCGCTCGACGCTCAGACGCGGGCGGTGATGCAGGAGCTGCTGCTGAGCGTGTGGGAGGAGTCGCACAAGACCATCCTGTTCGTCACCCACGATGTCGACGAGGCGGTGTTCATGGGCGACACGGTGTACGTGATGACGGCCCGCCCGGGGAGGATCAAGGCCCGCATCGCCGTGCCCCTGCCGCGGCCGCGCAGCTACGATATCAAGGTGTCGGACGTGTTTCTCGGCATCAAGAAGGAGATTCTCGGACTGATCCGCGAGGAGAGCTGGAAGGCGGCCAACAGCCTGGAGCTTATGGGAGGCGGGCGCGATGAGGAAGTATAG
- a CDS encoding methylated-DNA--[protein]-cysteine S-methyltransferase — MRKYSIFATDWGKVAAVWSADGLWALSFPRASAEEALASLKTDMAGAAEAYPAWADALDRELKRYFAGEKLDFTVPVDWGGYTPFQAAVLRHTAAIPYGVVEGYGQVAKAVGSPKAARAVGGALHINRTPVVVPCHRVVGANGALVGFGGGLDRKKALLDLESVTYLDR, encoded by the coding sequence ATGAGGAAGTATAGCATCTTTGCGACGGACTGGGGCAAGGTCGCCGCGGTGTGGTCGGCGGACGGCCTGTGGGCGTTGTCTTTCCCCCGCGCGTCGGCGGAGGAGGCGCTGGCTTCCCTGAAGACCGACATGGCCGGGGCGGCGGAGGCGTACCCCGCGTGGGCGGATGCCCTCGACCGCGAGCTTAAGCGTTATTTCGCCGGCGAAAAGCTGGACTTCACCGTGCCGGTGGACTGGGGCGGCTACACGCCTTTCCAGGCGGCGGTGCTGCGCCATACGGCGGCCATCCCTTACGGCGTGGTCGAGGGCTACGGCCAGGTGGCGAAGGCTGTCGGCTCGCCCAAGGCTGCCCGCGCCGTGGGCGGGGCGCTGCATATCAACCGCACGCCGGTCGTCGTGCCTTGCCACCGCGTGGTGGGGGCGAACGGCGCGTTGGTCGGCTTCGGCGGGGGGCTGGACAGGAAGAAGGCGCTATTGGATTTGGAGTCCGTTACTTATTTGGACCGCTGA
- a CDS encoding phage holin family protein codes for MAGFLLRILINAIIICTIVVELPGIFVDTLGGTLLGAAIIGTANAAIRPFITLAAMPLNAVTVGACAFFTNLLAPLAVFKALPGFQVSSFLAPLAGIVLMTLCSYTVTRVIQDR; via the coding sequence GTGGCGGGTTTTCTGCTGAGGATTCTCATCAACGCGATAATAATCTGCACCATCGTCGTCGAACTGCCGGGTATCTTCGTCGATACCCTGGGGGGGACGCTGCTGGGGGCGGCTATCATCGGCACCGCTAACGCGGCGATCAGGCCGTTCATTACGCTGGCGGCGATGCCCTTGAACGCGGTGACGGTGGGGGCGTGCGCCTTTTTCACCAACCTCCTGGCGCCACTGGCGGTGTTCAAGGCGCTGCCGGGGTTCCAGGTGTCGAGTTTTCTGGCGCCGCTGGCGGGGATCGTGCTGATGACGCTGTGCAGCTATACTGTGACGAGGGTAATTCAAGACCGGTAG
- a CDS encoding Cof-type HAD-IIB family hydrolase gives MPIKLIAVDLDDTLLDHSRTISPRARAAITAAMAQGVTVTVATGRMFRSALPYARQLGLDVPLITYNGALIKCGLSGETLRHLPLDMAAAGKLLALCRERGWYVQVYLDDVLYVRERDDNARLYETIAGVTAVPVGDELWSPAGPPTKLLAMADPADIPAIEAAVRAVGGDRVYTAASKTNYLEMTDPAANKGAALAFLAGSLGIDRSEVMAIGDSSNDLDMIAYAGLGVAMGNASERVKAAARAVTDANDADGVAAAIEKYVLK, from the coding sequence ATGCCTATTAAACTGATCGCCGTCGATCTCGACGACACGCTACTCGATCATAGCCGCACTATTTCGCCCCGGGCCCGCGCCGCGATCACGGCGGCGATGGCGCAGGGCGTGACGGTGACGGTGGCCACCGGGCGGATGTTCCGCTCGGCGCTGCCGTACGCGCGGCAGCTGGGGCTGGACGTGCCGCTGATAACATATAACGGGGCGCTGATAAAGTGCGGCCTCTCGGGGGAGACGCTCCGCCATCTGCCGCTCGATATGGCGGCAGCCGGCAAGCTGCTGGCGCTGTGCCGGGAGCGCGGCTGGTACGTGCAGGTATACCTCGACGATGTCCTGTATGTGCGGGAGCGGGACGACAACGCCCGCCTGTACGAGACGATCGCCGGCGTTACGGCGGTGCCGGTGGGGGACGAGCTGTGGTCGCCGGCCGGGCCGCCGACCAAGCTGCTGGCGATGGCCGACCCGGCCGATATCCCGGCGATCGAGGCCGCCGTTCGCGCCGTCGGCGGCGACCGGGTGTATACGGCGGCTTCGAAGACCAATTACCTGGAAATGACCGATCCGGCCGCCAACAAGGGGGCAGCCCTCGCTTTCCTGGCCGGGAGCCTGGGGATCGACAGGTCCGAGGTGATGGCGATCGGCGATTCGAGCAACGACCTGGATATGATCGCGTACGCCGGCCTGGGGGTGGCGATGGGCAACGCCAGCGAGCGGGTTAAGGCGGCCGCCCGGGCGGTGACGGACGCCAACGACGCCGACGGCGTGGCGGCGGCGATCGAGAAGTATGTGCTGAAATAG
- a CDS encoding 6-carboxyhexanoate--CoA ligase, giving the protein MYYSVRMRAAQGGDHAAGGRHISGAERLVPPGEAAALAGELVERALGHSRGRADFINITVETVAAQAVRLAPIPAVKTVAVADVAAGRVAALEELVRAGVSTAAAQAGMGALAALPDSMRGAMILCAASGSRLDGNGARGVRVSRMDAADGPALLAALRRRGLANDHVREALVLAAKVAAGPGVTAELCWSDDPEYTAGYVASRLGYCRFAHLKEYGCPVGGRVFFAAPGCDVAALVDYLERQPVLATLADWEE; this is encoded by the coding sequence ATGTATTACAGCGTTAGGATGAGGGCTGCCCAGGGCGGAGATCATGCCGCGGGGGGACGCCATATATCGGGGGCGGAACGGCTGGTGCCGCCGGGCGAAGCGGCGGCGCTGGCCGGTGAGCTGGTGGAGCGGGCTCTGGGCCATAGCCGGGGCCGGGCGGATTTCATCAATATCACGGTGGAGACGGTGGCGGCGCAGGCTGTGCGGCTGGCGCCGATTCCCGCCGTAAAGACGGTGGCGGTGGCCGACGTGGCGGCCGGCAGGGTAGCGGCTCTGGAGGAGTTGGTCAGGGCCGGGGTGAGCACGGCGGCGGCGCAGGCCGGCATGGGGGCGCTGGCGGCTTTGCCTGACAGCATGCGGGGCGCGATGATATTGTGCGCCGCCAGCGGCAGTCGGCTCGACGGGAACGGCGCGCGGGGCGTAAGGGTGTCGCGAATGGACGCGGCCGACGGCCCGGCCCTGCTGGCGGCTCTTCGCCGGCGGGGTCTGGCCAACGATCACGTGCGCGAGGCGCTGGTGCTGGCGGCCAAGGTGGCGGCCGGGCCGGGGGTGACGGCCGAGCTGTGCTGGTCGGACGATCCGGAGTATACCGCGGGGTATGTCGCGTCGCGGCTGGGCTATTGCCGGTTCGCCCATCTCAAGGAGTACGGCTGTCCGGTGGGCGGCCGGGTGTTTTTCGCCGCTCCGGGCTGCGATGTCGCCGCGCTTGTCGATTATCTGGAGCGCCAGCCGGTGCTGGCAACGCTGGCTGATTGGGAGGAATGA
- the bioF gene encoding 8-amino-7-oxononanoate synthase: MDALLRTRLDMLKEAGLHRRLTACGEADEARDEGSSPLMLASNDYLGLTRHPAVRRAAADAAMRLGGGAGGSRLTTGNHALYAALEEELAAFKGTEAALVFGSGYMANIGTLGALAGGDDVIFSDELNHASIVDGCRLAKARTVVYRHCDPADLAAKLAATPCRGQRFIVTDGVFSMDGDVAPVDEIVAVAGCYGAAVMVDDAHGTGVVGPGGRGTAALFGVGGRVAVQMGTLSKALASEGGYIAGSAVLIEYLVNRARSFIFTTALAPATVAAARAALALLVGEPELTARLRDNAVFLRRALTAAGLAVGTGETPIIPVTVGEAAVAVALAADLRRAGIVVSAIRPPTVPDGSSRLRVTVSAAHTRGELARAAAEVAAAAGRLGLRKEGR; encoded by the coding sequence GTGGACGCGCTTTTGAGGACCAGGCTCGATATGCTAAAAGAGGCGGGGCTGCACCGCCGGCTGACGGCCTGCGGAGAGGCGGACGAGGCCCGCGACGAAGGCTCGTCGCCGCTGATGCTGGCGTCGAACGATTATCTCGGTCTGACCAGGCATCCGGCGGTGCGCCGGGCGGCGGCCGACGCCGCCATGCGTTTGGGCGGCGGCGCGGGCGGGTCGCGCCTCACAACCGGCAATCACGCCCTGTACGCCGCTCTGGAGGAGGAGCTGGCGGCCTTCAAGGGGACCGAGGCGGCGCTGGTGTTCGGCAGCGGCTATATGGCCAACATCGGGACGCTCGGCGCCCTGGCGGGCGGTGACGACGTTATTTTCAGCGACGAGCTGAACCATGCGAGCATTGTCGACGGTTGCCGCCTGGCGAAGGCGCGCACGGTCGTCTACCGGCACTGCGACCCGGCCGATCTGGCGGCCAAGCTGGCGGCCACGCCCTGCCGGGGCCAGCGGTTCATCGTCACCGACGGGGTGTTCAGCATGGACGGCGATGTCGCGCCGGTGGACGAGATTGTCGCTGTGGCCGGGTGTTACGGGGCGGCGGTTATGGTGGACGACGCCCACGGGACGGGGGTGGTGGGGCCCGGCGGCCGGGGCACGGCGGCTCTTTTCGGCGTCGGCGGCCGGGTGGCGGTGCAGATGGGCACCCTCAGCAAGGCGCTGGCGTCCGAGGGCGGCTATATCGCCGGCAGCGCCGTGTTGATCGAGTATCTGGTCAACAGGGCCCGCAGCTTCATTTTTACTACCGCGCTGGCGCCGGCGACGGTGGCGGCGGCCCGCGCGGCCCTCGCCCTGCTGGTTGGCGAGCCGGAACTTACGGCCAGGCTGCGGGACAACGCCGTTTTTTTGCGGCGGGCGCTGACGGCGGCGGGACTGGCCGTAGGGACGGGGGAGACGCCGATCATCCCGGTGACGGTCGGGGAGGCGGCCGTGGCGGTGGCTTTGGCCGCCGACCTGCGCCGGGCTGGCATCGTCGTGTCCGCCATCCGGCCGCCGACCGTGCCTGACGGCTCGAGCCGCCTGCGGGTGACGGTGTCGGCGGCCCACACGCGGGGCGAGCTGGCCAGGGCGGCGGCGGAGGTCGCCGCGGCCGCCGGGCGCCTCGGTCTGCGGAAGGAGGGGCGGTGA
- the bioD gene encoding dethiobiotin synthase, whose protein sequence is MAGLFVTATDTEVGKTVVAGAVAAGLRARGLSVGVMKPLASGGVVDAAGYLAAEDAVFLMRAAGVPEIERPLVNPVCLAPALTPAVAAAESGVTIEMAAVTAAYRRLAARYRLMVVEGVGGMAAPLWEDYLVADLAGAIGLPLLVVARPNLGTINHTVLTVDYARRRGLTVAGVVLNCWDEARAGVLERSNAAYIERLTAVPVLGRLPRSAAVSVPAGRTEGLAAMAEKYLDLDAIFKVMEGNRHERC, encoded by the coding sequence ATGGCCGGGTTATTCGTTACGGCCACCGATACCGAGGTGGGCAAAACTGTTGTGGCCGGGGCGGTCGCCGCCGGCCTCAGGGCGCGCGGCCTGTCGGTGGGGGTGATGAAGCCGCTGGCCTCCGGCGGCGTCGTCGATGCGGCCGGATACCTGGCGGCCGAGGACGCCGTTTTTCTGATGCGGGCCGCCGGCGTGCCGGAGATCGAGCGGCCGCTGGTCAATCCGGTGTGCCTGGCGCCGGCGCTGACGCCGGCGGTGGCGGCGGCGGAAAGCGGCGTGACCATAGAGATGGCGGCGGTGACGGCGGCCTACCGCCGCCTGGCGGCCAGATACCGGCTGATGGTGGTCGAAGGGGTGGGCGGCATGGCCGCGCCGCTATGGGAGGATTATCTGGTGGCCGATCTGGCCGGGGCAATCGGGCTGCCGCTGCTGGTGGTGGCGCGGCCCAACCTGGGGACGATCAACCATACCGTGCTGACGGTCGACTACGCCCGGCGCCGGGGACTGACGGTGGCCGGGGTGGTGCTGAACTGCTGGGACGAGGCGCGGGCCGGGGTGCTGGAGCGGTCGAACGCCGCGTATATCGAACGGCTGACGGCGGTCCCGGTCCTGGGGCGGTTGCCGCGCAGCGCGGCGGTGAGTGTGCCGGCGGGCCGGACGGAGGGGCTGGCGGCAATGGCGGAAAAGTATCTCGATCTTGACGCGATTTTCAAGGTGATGGAGGGTAACAGGCATGAACGCTGCTGA
- the bioA gene encoding adenosylmethionine--8-amino-7-oxononanoate transaminase, translated as MNAAERLDKDYVWHPFTQMRDWLAEPQLVIVAGEGVRLIDADGNMYYDGVSSLWLNVHGHRKEAIDRAIIDQLGRIAHTTMLGLISQPAAELAAELAAIAPPGLAKVFYSDSGSTAVEIAVKMAYQYWQLKGVATKRRFVTLANAYHGDTIGSVSVGGIDLFHRIFAPLLFPTVQAPSPSCRHCRLAGDPKRCGMACLAAMEDILARDHGEIAAVVMEPLVQGAAGMLTHPPGYLKGVRELTKRYGVLLIVDEVATGFGRTGRMFACEHEGVSPDIMTVAKGITAGYLPLAATLTTTEVFEAFLGSHTEQKTFFHGHSYTGNPLACAAALANLRVFREEKVLAGLPAKIAAAREQLDALRLLAHVGDVRQCGLMIGIELVQDRAGGVPYPAEAAMGARVCRHARRYGLIIRPLGDVVILMPPLASTAAEIGEMTAIVRRAIDEVTGE; from the coding sequence ATGAACGCTGCTGAACGGTTGGACAAGGACTACGTATGGCATCCTTTCACCCAGATGCGGGACTGGCTGGCCGAGCCCCAGCTCGTTATCGTGGCCGGCGAAGGCGTGAGGCTGATCGACGCCGACGGCAATATGTACTATGACGGCGTGTCGTCGCTGTGGCTCAATGTGCACGGTCACCGCAAGGAGGCGATCGACCGGGCGATCATCGACCAGTTAGGCAGGATCGCCCACACGACCATGCTGGGGCTGATAAGCCAGCCGGCGGCGGAGCTGGCGGCGGAGCTGGCGGCCATCGCGCCGCCCGGCCTGGCAAAGGTTTTCTATTCCGACAGCGGGTCGACGGCGGTGGAGATCGCCGTCAAGATGGCGTATCAATACTGGCAGCTGAAGGGCGTGGCGACGAAGCGCAGGTTCGTGACGCTGGCGAACGCCTACCACGGCGACACGATCGGGTCAGTGAGCGTAGGGGGCATCGATCTTTTCCACCGGATCTTCGCGCCGCTGCTGTTTCCGACGGTCCAGGCGCCGTCGCCGAGCTGCCGGCACTGCCGCCTGGCCGGCGACCCCAAGCGGTGCGGCATGGCTTGCCTGGCGGCGATGGAGGATATTCTCGCCAGGGACCACGGCGAGATCGCCGCGGTGGTGATGGAGCCGCTGGTGCAGGGGGCGGCCGGGATGCTCACCCACCCGCCCGGGTACCTCAAGGGTGTCCGCGAGCTGACGAAAAGATACGGCGTGCTGCTGATCGTAGACGAGGTGGCCACCGGCTTCGGCCGGACGGGCAGGATGTTCGCCTGCGAGCACGAGGGGGTCAGCCCCGATATCATGACGGTGGCCAAGGGCATCACCGCCGGCTATCTGCCGCTGGCGGCGACACTAACGACTACGGAGGTTTTCGAGGCTTTCCTGGGCAGCCACACTGAGCAGAAGACTTTTTTCCACGGGCATTCCTACACCGGCAATCCGCTGGCCTGCGCCGCGGCGCTCGCCAACCTCCGGGTGTTCCGCGAGGAGAAGGTGCTGGCGGGGCTGCCGGCCAAGATAGCGGCCGCCCGCGAGCAGTTGGACGCTTTGCGGCTGCTGGCGCATGTGGGCGACGTCCGCCAGTGCGGGCTGATGATCGGCATCGAGCTGGTGCAGGACCGCGCGGGCGGCGTCCCCTACCCGGCGGAGGCGGCCATGGGCGCCAGGGTGTGCCGACACGCCCGGCGGTACGGCCTCATCATCCGCCCTCTGGGGGACGTGGTTATCCTGATGCCGCCGCTCGCCAGCACGGCGGCTGAGATCGGCGAGATGACGGCGATCGTCCGCCGGGCGATCGATGAGGTGACGGGGGAGTGA
- a CDS encoding HEAT repeat domain-containing protein — protein sequence MNREGVKRLLYERDWEEVVRLALIDRRVLRVLIGLLYDADDYAHWLAIDALGRWGGRMAADNPEKTRDLIRRLLWTLNDESGGNPWGATGAIGAVIAARPELFAGYLSMICPFHDDVNIYPEFIWSVAAVGSARSDLAAEYVPFLLDALGHASASIRAYAAWCLGALRVPEAAAALTALMDDAAEAAVYEGDGVYRRRTVGAIAAESLVRMGQARAGSPN from the coding sequence TTGAATCGCGAAGGTGTGAAAAGACTGCTTTACGAACGGGACTGGGAGGAGGTCGTCCGGCTGGCGCTCATCGACCGGCGCGTGCTGCGCGTCCTCATCGGTCTGCTCTACGACGCCGACGATTACGCGCACTGGCTGGCGATCGACGCTCTTGGCCGCTGGGGGGGCAGGATGGCCGCCGACAACCCGGAGAAGACGCGCGACCTGATCCGCCGCCTGCTGTGGACGCTGAACGACGAGAGCGGCGGCAATCCATGGGGGGCGACGGGGGCGATCGGCGCGGTGATCGCCGCCCGGCCCGAGCTGTTCGCCGGCTACCTGTCGATGATCTGTCCGTTCCACGACGATGTGAACATTTACCCGGAGTTTATCTGGTCGGTGGCCGCGGTGGGCAGCGCCCGGAGCGACCTGGCGGCCGAGTACGTCCCTTTCCTGCTTGATGCTCTCGGACACGCCAGCGCTTCCATCCGTGCTTACGCCGCGTGGTGCCTGGGGGCGCTGCGCGTTCCGGAGGCGGCGGCCGCGTTGACGGCCCTCATGGACGACGCCGCCGAGGCGGCGGTGTACGAGGGCGACGGTGTGTACCGCCGGCGCACGGTCGGCGCGATCGCCGCCGAGAGCCTGGTGAGGATGGGACAGGCTAGGGCGGGTTCCCCCAATTGA
- a CDS encoding phosphatase, translated as MRFVADLHVHTVASGHAYSTVLEVARAAADRGLEMIAVTDHGPAMPGGPHAYHFSNQFCMPESLFGVRVLKGVEANVMDRDGTLDLDEGRLAKMEVVLAGLHTFCAPYGTVAENTAMMVNTIRNPWVDVIVHPGNPEYLIDEEAVVREAAEQGVALEINNSSLTVSRKGSLPHCDHIACLAKEYGCKILMGSDSHFAYSVGDFGAAAEIVARNGIDPANVLNTSVEAITRYLKERRDKRPTK; from the coding sequence ATGCGGTTCGTAGCCGACCTGCATGTTCACACTGTCGCCAGCGGCCATGCTTACAGCACGGTGCTGGAGGTCGCCCGCGCCGCCGCCGACCGGGGGCTGGAGATGATCGCCGTCACCGATCACGGGCCGGCGATGCCGGGCGGGCCGCACGCCTACCATTTCAGCAATCAGTTTTGCATGCCTGAGAGTCTCTTCGGCGTAAGGGTGCTGAAGGGCGTGGAGGCGAACGTTATGGACCGCGACGGGACGCTCGATCTCGACGAGGGCCGCCTGGCGAAGATGGAGGTGGTGCTGGCGGGGCTGCACACCTTCTGCGCTCCGTACGGCACGGTGGCCGAGAACACGGCGATGATGGTCAATACGATCAGGAACCCCTGGGTGGACGTTATCGTGCATCCGGGGAACCCGGAGTATCTCATCGACGAGGAGGCGGTGGTCCGGGAGGCGGCGGAGCAGGGCGTGGCCCTGGAGATCAACAACAGTTCGCTGACCGTCTCGCGCAAGGGCAGCCTGCCCCACTGCGACCACATCGCCTGCCTGGCGAAGGAGTACGGCTGCAAGATCCTGATGGGCTCGGACAGCCATTTTGCTTATTCGGTGGGCGACTTCGGCGCGGCCGCCGAGATCGTCGCCAGGAACGGCATCGATCCGGCCAACGTGCTCAATACCTCGGTGGAGGCAATCACGCGCTACCTGAAGGAGCGCAGGGATAAAAGACCGACGAAGTGA
- the rapZ gene encoding RNase adapter RapZ — translation MDNFRLVVITGMSGAGKTQVVRAMEDLGYFCVDNLPPTLIPKFAELCVQSAGRVSKIALVVDIRGGEFFDTLVQVLEDLETQGFMYEILFLEASDETLIRRYKESRRRHPMAPFGRVSEGISRERERLEHIRGRATHIIDTSDLATAQLKEKITALFAGERESDRMTVTVVSFGFKYGIPLDADMVFDVRFLPNPFYVESLRRKSGKETDVSDYIGKWPITHQFLDKLGGLIDFLVPNYVKEGKGQLIIAVGCTGGLHRSVFVAEKIYEGLKKKGYRVGVEHRDIKHNVLEV, via the coding sequence ATGGATAACTTTCGCCTTGTTGTCATAACCGGCATGTCTGGGGCGGGCAAGACCCAGGTTGTCCGCGCGATGGAGGACCTGGGCTATTTCTGCGTGGATAACCTGCCGCCGACGCTTATTCCCAAGTTCGCGGAGCTGTGCGTGCAGTCCGCGGGCCGGGTGAGCAAGATCGCCCTGGTGGTCGACATCCGCGGCGGCGAGTTTTTCGACACTCTTGTGCAGGTGCTCGAGGACCTGGAGACCCAGGGGTTCATGTACGAGATCCTTTTCCTGGAGGCGTCGGACGAAACGCTCATCCGCCGCTATAAGGAGTCGCGCCGTCGCCACCCCATGGCCCCCTTCGGCCGGGTGAGCGAGGGCATCAGCCGCGAGCGCGAGCGCCTGGAGCATATCCGCGGCCGCGCCACCCACATCATCGACACGTCCGACCTGGCCACGGCCCAGCTCAAGGAGAAGATCACCGCTTTGTTCGCCGGCGAGCGCGAGAGCGACCGGATGACGGTTACGGTGGTGTCGTTCGGGTTCAAGTACGGCATCCCGCTGGACGCCGACATGGTGTTCGACGTGCGGTTCCTGCCCAACCCGTTCTATGTTGAGTCGCTTAGGCGCAAGAGCGGGAAGGAGACCGACGTCAGCGATTATATCGGCAAGTGGCCGATCACCCACCAGTTCCTCGACAAGCTCGGCGGCCTGATCGATTTCCTGGTGCCCAACTATGTCAAGGAGGGCAAGGGACAACTGATTATTGCCGTGGGCTGCACCGGCGGGCTGCACCGTTCGGTGTTCGTGGCCGAGAAGATTTACGAGGGGCTGAAGAAGAAGGGCTACAGGGTGGGTGTGGAGCACCGGGATATCAAGCATAACGTGCTGGAAGTCTAG